Proteins from one Bacteroidia bacterium genomic window:
- a CDS encoding AlpA family phage regulatory protein yields the protein MFTQEDVNIIKRELPTSAIMEIHQKTGISRPTIYRFLNGEKIRSQFQERIYVAALKIIERDKIKTNKIKRERLRILKTS from the coding sequence ATGTTTACACAGGAGGATGTTAATATCATTAAAAGGGAGCTTCCAACCAGCGCTATAATGGAGATTCATCAGAAAACCGGAATCTCCCGCCCTACGATTTATAGGTTTCTTAATGGGGAGAAAATACGCTCACAATTTCAAGAGCGAATATATGTTGCTGCTTTAAAAATCATTGAACGTGATAAGATCAAAACGAACAAAATAAAAAGGGAAAGACTTAGGATTCTTAAAACTTCCTGA